One genomic region from Magallana gigas chromosome 3, xbMagGiga1.1, whole genome shotgun sequence encodes:
- the LOC105318054 gene encoding activated Cdc42 kinase-like isoform X2 — protein MGTVRDLHDFLEEAELLHYYSALCNQLRISTVPQLKYVEEEDLAGIGMSKPEMRRLKKLYKKECPHGALGKIKKARDAVRRASLRFTGGSSLDLSKDTEAILTRSDGPGRTLSPSPPEQRSRPTSYIVSPGRQIIPAEAIHINKSLGEGEFGVVQQGVWTTERGEKVQVALKCLSKERMENGTQEFLKEAAIMQTIDHDNICAMFGVVIDKDDTLILVTELAPMRSLLECLKEPTLRLDFPLSRLCDFAQQICDGMSYLESKRLIHRDLAARNILVFSKHKVKISDFGLSRALGVGKDYYQSKYSINLKLPIAWCAPECINYLKFTSASDVWAYGVTLWEMFTYGFQPWAGLNGQEILEAIDTPNSQRLECPDLCPKDYYDLMLKCWYHDPQKRPTFSEISILLPQMRPITMKASREFPEVTVPKDYLYYKANDVVHVIDKNTSNSPAPGLWKGILSNGKSGYFDPANFVPFIETRASPTSPASRALTRKESKRHSKAKLLSAAMISGPQNDLRHTGHIGYDGAVFGDVSFIGDNYDKLPVKVSSTGKINEIHRISPDKDGFSMNGHLGSGHSCSEKDDNPQELNRISQESIDSTFALKSDENPHKSMEYTDIDDDSIFADFKMPDISSSFDLGPSFMDEVLRALNEKESKLESPEKETTPLQEDTKFSWEETQEKKQSPPPLPAQPPRMETKRETPKPEPRKQAKVKPMSSSDEKRMESAIAMANEFAAHSTKSHMIDAQSPPTSPISDKNIFDSENSESPKLMKKLKNSIKKSPKAEKKRTFSEEFSNKADLEEDVPPAAQEAYNMLVVRGSIKDTSKSEEKSFDREFRLDRGSERESRVKQDSYGLQRSSPARQDSINSYSSSTSGQESWRSPPETVSRQDSWSNRDIPAHQESWGYKRESPARQDSWNMKRESPARQDSWRSKSERTAVPLANTAEVFLDSQLEEPVRPTPKPRADRSEIPVPAPKPRAEIVQRVEPVQRPQRPPPSIPKSMDYDLKVDLPEEKVNGVNKRFSTTSDHNSTASSESEDSKNQIDVLRIDLPDSYDVRKGNSSDTSSKDSQQDEYSRNEPSRKDSFKNDLLWSEDFSEPSPREIMSKLARESRIRRSLDHQRGALGDGLDSGPSRNIREPQGIPGKGISAANDDEEVDTNPLRMLRGGAIPTVRGGRVGQGTVSNVSSVPPKLRVKLPALHHSLSVDSGTNRVEHVNEGDKSSCGIDNNHNKRSLNKPPAVPPRSYSISDAGSHRNPVPLPPRKPLRKSTLNAPPRERKYPLLPNDDPGHTTSCSSNVARSSTQNTQTKHDCDVDSSAPPPLLPRSKSVCNDKDLSEEEDDNDSVFIVDDDAPQSNFEPHSNLNQNVSMHPPPLGLKKGPNSLDLDKYSPVKLQNGSSTNKAATFPRGKYRLQNVNCNLEQLGFYNRPDPFWDKSLVVAGRNYSDPLGSSEEISPLMLANYKTSDGVSYEDLLDFALDREKNSPEIETMLKVFCNEVSVQDCKAALEDTGRDVLMAIKYLKLKQLLSLDLGDINHCKEALVSCDWDVPQAVDYVFSQGPPSPECVDV, from the exons ATGGGAACAGTTCGTGATTTACACGATTTCTTGGAGGAGGCGGAACTTCTCCACTATTACAGCGCCCTCTGTAACCAGCTGCGCATCTCCACAGTACCTCAGCTAAAGTATGTGGAAGAGGAGGACCTCGCAGGAATTGGCATGTCCAAGCCGGAAATGAGGCGCCTCAAGAAGTTATACAAAAAAGAGTGTCCACATGGAGCACTAGGAAAAATCAAAAAG GCCAGAGATGCTGTACGGCGAGCATCCTTACGGTTTACAGGAGGAAGTTCTTTAGATTTATCAAAGGACACAGAG GCTATCCTCACTCGGTCAGATGGACCTGGCCGCACCCTCAGCCCCTCTCCTCCAGAACAGAGGTCACGACCCACATCATACATTGTGTCACCGGGACGGCAAATCATCCCAGCAGAGGCCATCCACATCAACAAATCCCTGGGGGAGGGAGAGTTTGGGGTGGTACAGCAGGGGGTATGGACCACAGAGCGAGGGGAAAAG GTGCAAGTGGCATTGAAGTGTCTTAGTAAAGAGAGAATGGAAAACGGAACTCAAGAGTTTCTGAAAGAGGCAGCCATCATGCAGACCATTGATCATGATAACATTTGTGCAATGTTTGGGGTAGTCATTGATAAAGATGATACTTTAATTTTG GTGACAGAGTTAGCTCCCATGAGATCCCTGCTGGAGTGTTTAAAAGAACCAACACTAAGATTAGACTTTCCTCTTTCAAGATTGTGTGACTTTGCTCAACAGATTTGTGATGGAATGAGTTACTTAGAAAGCAAGCGCCTTATTCATAGGGATTTAGCAGCTAGAAATATTCTTGTGTTTAGTAAACACAAA GTAAAAATTAGTGATTTTGGATTATCCCGGGCCCTGGGTGTGGGGAAGGATTACTACCAAAGCAAATACAGTATTAATCTCAAATTGCCCATTGCATG gTGTGCTCCAGAATGTATAAATTATCTTAAGTTCACATCAGCCAGTGATGTGTGGGCGTATGGAGTCACACTCTGGGAAATGTTCACTTACGGCTTCCAACCATGGGCTGGTCTCAATGGACAGGAG ATCCTTGAAGCAATAGACACGCCAAACTCCCAGCGCTTGGAGTGCCCAGACCTTTGTCCCAAGGACTATTATGATCTCATGCTGAAGTGTTGGTACCACGACCCCCAGAAACGACCCACATTTAGTGAAATCAGCATCCTGCTTCCCCAG ATGCGACCCATCACGATGAAGGCCTCGAGGGAATTCCCAGAAGTCACTGTGCCAAAAGATTATCTCTACTATAAAGCTAATGATGTTGTCCATGTCATTGACAAAAA CACATCTAACAGTCCTGCCCCTGGGCTGTGGAAAGGCATTTTAAGCAATGGAAAATCAGGTTATTTTGATCCAGCCAATTTTGTTCCCTTCATAGAAACCCGTGCTAGTCCCACCAGTCCTGCCTCTAGAGCACTAACACGCAAAG aaTCCAAGAGACACTCCAAGGCCAAGTTGCTGAGTGCTGCTATGATCAGTGGGCCACAGAATGACCTGAGACACACGGGACACATAGGTTATGATGGGGCAGTGTTTGGGGACGTGTCCTTCATCGGTGATAACTATGACAAACTGCCGGTCAAGGTCTCTAGCACTG gtAAAATAAATGAGATTCACAGAATCAGCCCTGATAAGGATGGATTTTCAATGAATGGCCATCTTGGATCTGGGCATTCATG CAGTGAAAAGGATGACAA TCCTCAAGAGTTGAACAG GATAAGCCAGGAATCAATTGACAGTACGTTTGCACTGAAAAGTGATGAAAATCCCCACAAGAGCATGGAGTACACGGATATTGATGATGATTCCATTTTTGCAGATTTCAAGATGCCTGATATATCT AGTTCTTTTGACCTTGGTCCTTCATTCATGGACGAAGTTCTTAGAGCTTTGAATGAAAAGGAGTCTAAGCTGGAATCTCCAGAAAAAGAGACCACCCCATTACAAGAAGACACCAAGTTCAGCTGGGAGGAAACGCAGGAAAAGAAACAGAGTCCTCCCCCCTTGCCGGCTCAGCCCCCCAGGATG GAAACAAAACGCGAGACCCCAAAGCCTGAGCCTCGAAAACAAGCTAAGGTCAAACCAATGTCATCCTCAGATGAGAAACGCATGGAAAGTGCCATTGCAATGGCCAATGAATTTGCTGCACACAGCACCAAAAGTCATATGATTGATGCTCAAAGCCCTCCCACTTCTCCTATCAGTGATAAAAACATTTTCGACTCTGAAAACTCTGAATCTccaaaattgatgaaaaaactAAAGAACTCAATAAAAAAGAGTCCAAAAGCTGaaaagaaaagaacattttcTGAAGAATTTTCAAATAAGGCTGACCTGGAGGAGGATGTACCTCCTGCAGCTCAGGAAGCCTATAACATGCTAGTTGTGAGAGGTTCCATCAAGGATACATCAAAGTCAGAGGAGAAGTCCTTTGATAGAGAGTTTCGATTAGATAGGGGAAGTGAACGGGAGAGCCGTGTGAAACAGGACAGTTACGGGTTACAGAGGTCAAGCCCAGCCAGACAGGACAGTATAAACAGTTACTCTTCCAGCACCTCCGGACAGGAGAGCTGGAGATCACCACCTGAAACTGTATCCAGGCAGGATAGCTGGAGTAACAGGGATATTCCAGCTCATCAGGAGAGCTGGGGCTATAAGAGAGAAAGTCCTGCAAGACAAGACAGCTGGAATATGAAGAGGGAGAGTCCAGCCAGGCAGGACAGCTGGAGGAGCAAGAGTGAGAGGACTGCAGTTCCTCTAGCTAACACTGCAGAGGTGTTCCTGGATTCTCAACTGGAGGAACCGGTCAGACCAACACCAAAACCCAGGGCTGATCGGTCAGAAATCCCTGTTCCAGCTCCTAAACCAAGAGCAGAAATTGTTCAGAGGGTAGAGCCTGTTCAGCGTCCTCAGAGACCGCCACCCTCAATTCCCAAATCCATGGATTATGATCTGAAAGTGGATTTGCCGGAAGAGAAAGTGAACGGTGTTAATAAGCGATTTAGCACAACTAGTGACCACAATTCTACAGCAAGTTCAGAAAGTGAGGACAGTAAAAACCAGATTGATGTCTTGCGTATCGATTTACCAGATTCTTATGATGTGAGAAAGGGAAATAGCTCTGACACATCATCCAAAGATTCACAGCAAGATGAATATTCAAGAAATGAACCATCTCGCAaagattcatttaaaaatgatttattgtgGAGTGAAGACTTCAGTGAACCATCGCCTCGTGAAATAATGTCAAAGTTGGCAAGAGAAAGCAGAATACGTAGATCCCTTGATCATCAGCGCGGGGCTCTAGGTGATGGGCTGGACTCTGGACCATCAAGAAATATTAGAGAACCACAAGGAATACCAGGCAAAGGAATCAGTGCAGCAAATGATGATGAAGAGGTGGATACTAATCCCTTGCGCATGTTAAGAGGTGGTGCTATCCCCACAGTCCGCGGAGGGCGTGTCGGACAAGGTACGGTTTCTAATGTCTCTTCTGTTCCTCCTAAATTACGGGTAAAACTCCCCGCCCTGCACCATTCGCTGAGTGTTGACTCTGGGACTAATCGTGTTGAGCATGTGAATGAGGGTGACAAATCCAGTTGTGGAATTGATAATAACCATAACAAACGGTCCTTAAACAAACCCCCTGCTGTTCCACCGCGATCCTACAGCATCAGTGATGCTGGTTCCCATAGGAACCCAGTTCCACTGCCTCCACGAAAGCCTCTTAGAAAATCAACGTTAAACGCACCACCTCGGGAGCGAAAGTACCCTCTGTTGCCTAACGATGACCCAGGTCACACTACTAGCTGTTCATCGAATGTTGCACGGTCGTCCACCCAAAATACCCAGACCAAGCATGACTGTGATGTAGATTCCTCTGCTCCCCCACCACTCTTACCGAGATCTAAAAGTGTCTGTAATGACAAGGACCTTAGTGAGGAGGAGGATGACAATGACAGTGTATTCATCGTCGATGACGACGCCCCCCAGTCCAATTTCGAACCTCATTCTAATCtaaatcaaaatgtttcaatGCATCCTCCTCCATTAGGACTAAAGAAAGGTCCTAATTCTTTGGATTTAGATAAATACTCACCAGTTAAACTGCAAAATGGCTCTAGTACCAACAAAGCAGCCACTTTCCCTCGAGGCAAATATCGACTTCAGAATGTTAACTGTAATTTAGAACAGTTAGGATTTTATAACCGTCCTGATCCTTTCTGGGATAAATCTCTTGTGGTGGCAGGTCGTAATTATTCTGACCCTCTTGGGAGTTCTGAGGAAATCTCGCCACTAATGCTTGCAAACTACAAAACGAGTGACGGTGTTAGTTACGAAGACTTGCTTGATTTTGCATTAGATAG gGAGAAGAACAGCCCGGAGATAGAGACAATGCTTAAAGTATTCTGTAATGAA GTGAGTGTCCAGGACTGTAAGGCAGCCCTTGAAGATACGGGGAGGGACGTACTAATGGCCATCAAATATCTGAAGCTCAAACAGCTGCTGAGTCTGGACCTGGGGGACATCAACCACTGTAAGGAGGCCCTGGTCTCTTGTGACTGGGACGTCCCCCAGGCCGTCGATTACGTCTTCTCCCAGGGCCCACCCAGTCCCGAGTGTGTGGACGTTTAG